The proteins below come from a single Eucalyptus grandis isolate ANBG69807.140 chromosome 3, ASM1654582v1, whole genome shotgun sequence genomic window:
- the LOC120291185 gene encoding uncharacterized protein LOC120291185 → MSAQGAGAVEGGPWIHPEHRLKRTERPNPFYCFACKEIGFWCSYSCERCAVHVHKACMSPPIDKPHPLGLLLFVRSFTAADGKFCGACSKQLGGCGYKSIDGKSSFHPCCLHLEKIIKVNDEEIMLKMENVSLRCKWCKKVSIRVDGAVIPSWFYVSMGKDGCFHVGCIQEMMRESWKVGRLDQPVRGKEEGDNTSFATYLSIKIKIPIDPSEIATEKLADGIAEAAATGDKSKIRKLIKDFWGGRGSGAVWENTKHLWQLLLAKVGEGIASLADTPIGRAARKVWSTVTEPSKLWDLVRPLLHWASSKLRELAKRMIAMPTPQRYLPYDAQAV, encoded by the exons ATGTCTGCCCAAGGAGCTGGCGCCGTTGAGGGTGGGCCGTGGATCCACCCGGAGCACAGGCTCAAGCGGACCGAGCGCCCCAACCCGTTCTACTGCTTTGCGTGCAAGGAGATCGGGTTCTGGTGCTCGTACTCGTGCGAGCGGTGCGCGGTCCACGTCCACAAGGCGTGCATGTCCCCACCTATCGACAAGCCCCATCCTCTCGGTCTTCTCTTATTTGTTCGAAGCTTCACAGCTGCTGACGGCAAATTCTGCGGGGCATGCTCCAAGCAGCTAGGCGGTTGCGGGTACAAGTCGATCGATGGAAAGAGCAGCTTCCACCCATGTTGTCTTCACCtcgaaaaaatcataaaagttaACGA TGAGGAGATCATGCTCAAGATGGAGAACGTATCACTGAGATGCAAGTGGTGCAAGAAGGTGTCGATCCGAGTTGACGGAGCTGTTATCCCGAGCTGGTTCTACGTCTCGATGGGCAAGGATGGTTGTTTTCACGTCGGGTGCATCCAAGAAATGATGCGCGAGAGCTGGAAAGTCGGCCGCCTTGATCAGCCGGTACGAGGAAAGGAAGAGGGCGACAACACCAGCTTTGCGACGTACCTAAGCATCAAGATCAAGATCCCCATTGACCCTTCAGAGATAGCGACAGAGAAGCTGGCGGATGGCATAGCGGAGGCCGCAGCCACGGGAGATAAGTCAAAAATAAGGAAGTTAATCAAGGACTTCTGGGGGGGGCGGGGGTCTGGGGCTGTATGGGAGAACACCAAGCATCTGTGGCAACTGCTGCTTGCAAAGGTAGGCGAAGGTATCGCCTCGCTGGCTGACACTCCAATCGGCCGAGCCGCGCGGAAGGTCTGGAGCACAGTCACGGAACCGTCCAAGCTGTGGGACCTGGTCCGTCCCCTCCTCCATTGGGCTTCTTCCAAGTTACGTGAACTAGCAAAGCGGATGATCGCGATGCCCACGCCGCAACGTTACCTCCCATATGATGCCCAGGCAGTCTAG